ACAAAAACCATGGGTGGAGTCTTAGGATCTGATGAGTTTGGGAAACACCATTTGGGTTAAGCACTGCCATTCTCATCCCAGGGTGATGAGATGATGGAGGTGAAAGTTAAAGGTCATTTGCGAGGTTTGCACTCACTTGTTCAGTCAACAGAAGTTTCCTGAGCGCTCACTGGGTGCCCCACCCTATGTTTGGTGCTGGGGACACTGCAGGAACAAGAAAGACTCAGGCTGCGGGTATGGGCACCTGCGGCGGGTCCCTCACCTCGGTACCATCTGCGTTAACTGGGTAGCGATCAAGGGAATTAGTCTCTGGCCTGCTGGGGGGCCCCAGGGGTGGACGGCCAAGTTGTCTCTCCCCGCAGGTTGTGAGCCCGAGGGCGGGTATTTGAGGGTCAAGGACTGTGGGGCCCGGAGGCCCCTGGGCTCATTGCTGCCTCCTGTCCAGCTCATTTCCTCTCAGGGCCAGATGTCAGAATCTCCCCACGAAGTAGATActactgttcccattttacagataagaaaacaaaggctCAGCGGAGAGATGGGTCACATTTGCGCGCTACCCGCGAAAGGCTTCCAGGCCCGTGTGTCTCAGCCTGgccgcagggcctgatcctaccTCCAGCGGCGGCTCAACGGCCGCCAGATCTCTCGCCAGACCCGCGCGGTGCGTCGGCCTCCCGGGGGCTCTGGGCCAGAACGCCCCCGAGCAgcccgggcccgggccgccgCCTCGGGCTCCTGGAGGCCGGCCCCCTCGCTCCCGACCCCGCCTAGCCCTACCTGACTCCCAGGCCCCGCGCAAACACAGCGCGCCGCCCCGGGAACTACAACGCCCGTGAGCCTCCGCGGCGCTGGGGAGAGACCGGACGCTCCACGTCGCCGCCAGAGACAACCGCTTTGCCCTCATCAGCACGCGAGGCCCGAGGGCGCTGCGgaaacctccctccctccccgccctcgAGACACCGGCACCTTCACGGCCTTGTCTTGGGTCCTACGCCCGGAAGTCGTATGATGGCCATGAAGACTGGAGGCTAGAGAGACCCAGACTTGTGCTCTGGGCCTTCACTTCCGCCGGAAGTGACCTCCAGTCCCCCGTGCCCTTCCCTTTCAGCACGCGCGGGCGCCCGGGACCCGGCACTCGGGGCTCGAGTACGACCACCATGGCGGCCACCACCCTGCTGCGCGCGACGCCCCTCTTGAGCGGTGAGGGGGCGGGGAAGGCCATGGCGGCGCGGGGCCACGTGGGGGTTGTCGCGAGCGGCCGGGATCGGACCCGCGCCCTGACTCCCAGCCTCTGCCCCGGCAGGTCTCGGCGCCGGCCCGACCTCCCTGCTGCAGGGTCTGTTGCGGCCGCTGaaggccccagccctgccccgctTATGCCGTGGCCTGGCCGTGGAGGCCAAGAAGACCTATGTGCGCGACAAGCCCCATGTGAACGTGGGCACCATCGGCCATGTGGACCACGGCAAGACCACACTGACCGCGGCCATCACCAAGAGTAAGCGGGGATGGGTCGGGGGCGTCCGGAAGCGCCCGCCCAGCAGGAGAGACCTGGAGCTGGGGAGGTGCTGCTGGAAGTGTTGTGGCCCCAGGAGCCAGAACCCTGCGGGCAGTGGATTGCAAGATGCGGGAAACACATTTCTCCTGAACGTGAAAGATTTTGTGATGCATAAGCTGGGGAGCCGGAATGGCCTCTCTCTTGTCGTGGCCAGCACCCTGTAGGCAGAGGCTTTACCCTAGAGAAGTCGCAGGGCTGGACCATGAGGCCTTGTTACATTTCCCTCTGACCCGAGTTACACCCACTGCAGGAGCTGAGGGTGTGTCATGGACACATTATTCTGGCCGACGGTCCTTTTGTATAGTAGGTGGGAGGGACTCGGTGTGGCTTAAGCCTTGCCTCCTTACCTCTGGTACTTCATCTGAGAGGCttattcttctccttccccttagTTTTAGCCGAGGGAGGTGGAGCCAAGTTTAAGAAATATGAAGAGATTGACAATGCCCCTGAAGAACGAGCCCGAGGAATCACAATTAACGCGGCTCACGTCGAGTACAGCACTGCTGCCCGCCACTATGCCCACACAGATTGCCCAGGTCATGCAGATTACGTTAAGGTGAGTGTTGCTGGGTACAGGGTCAGGGGCTGTCTCCCACCAGAAAAAATGTTGGACTTGTGGAGAGGTTAGGATATTCAGGGTGCATGGGTTGAGGTCCTGGATTTCTGGGCATAGCCACTCAAAGTGGGTGGTAAGGAGATAGCAGAAAAAGGTGGGCCTCCATTCCTAACTGCTGTGCTTGGTTAGACGGATTTGGAGCTGAGGTGAGGGGGTCCTTGAACTGGGCGCTTGTTTCCTCTCTTCCTACTCAGAATATGATCACAGGCACCGCCCCTCTCGATGGCTGCATCCTGGTGGTGGCGGCCAATGACGGCCCTATGCCCCAGACCCGAGAGCATCTGCTTCTGGCCAGACAGGTACTCAagagcctggggaggggtggaaagagaaagagtgggaAATTGGGTCCATTCAGGacactatttctctctctttgccatccACAGATTGGAGTAGAGCATGTTGTGGTGTACGTAAACAAAGCAGATGCTgtccaagaccctgagatggtgGAGCTGGTTGAGCTGGAGATCCGGGAACTGCTCACTGAGTTTGGCTACAAAGGGGAAGAGACCCCCGTCATCGTAGGCTCTGCCCTCTGTGCCCTTGAGgtgagggggggggagggggtcaggcAAGGGCTGTTACTGGCATCGGATGGGGCTGGATGGGTGTCCAGAGCTTTGCTTTGAGTCTGGGGAGCATCTCTTAGTAAGAGGAACAGAATGACAATTTCAGAATCCTGTCATCTCCCCCCATAGCAACGAGACCCCGAGCTAGGCGTGAAGTCTGTGCAGAAGCTGCTGGATGCTGTGGACACTTACATCCCAGTACCCACCCGAGACCTGGAGAAGCCTTTCCTGCTGCCTGTAGAGTCCATTTACTCTATTCCTGGTGAGGACCCTGTTCACTTGCACCCTTCTCTAGCTATAGCCTGATCCAGAATACCTGATGTCCTGTCCTATTTTTTTCCAGGCCGGGGCACGGTGGTGACAGGTACACTAGAGCGTGGCATTTTGAAGAAGGGAGATGAGTGTGAGTTCCTGGGACATAGCAAGAACATTCGCACTGTGGTAACAGGTATGGGAAAGATGCCTTGGGACCCAGGGTCTGGCTTCAGGATTTCCCTTGCAGATCCTTTGTGCCTTCCCTCTGCCCTAGACCCTCCTCCCTTGTCTCGCCTCCCTCCTAGGTATTGAAATGTTCCACAAGAGTCtggagagggcagaggcaggcGACAACCTGGGGGCCCTGGTCCGAGGCTTGAAGCGGGAGGACCTGAGGCGTGGCCTGGTCATGGCTAAGCCAGGATCCATCCAGCCCCACCAGAAGGTGGAGGCACAGGTGAGGGAGGGCTCCCAATGAGGATGGGCAGTGCTGAGCCAAACTGCCCCATGCAGAGGCAGTCTTTCCAACCAAGCATAGCTTcacccttgttctctctcttgcaGGTTTATATCCTCAGCAAAGAAGAGGGTGGCCGCCATAAGCCTTTTGTGTCCCACTTCATGCCTGTCATGTTCTCCCTGACTTGGGACATGGCCTGTCGGGTTATCTTGCCACCAGGGAAGGTATGGTGGGTACAGGGAATGTGAAAAAGTAGAAGAGACACTCTTCGTTATCAGCTCTATCTACTCACAGTTCCAATtatgtgacaacatgggtgaCTTTTCCTTGATTGGTATAAAGCCAGTGATGGAAAGGTGGCTGGGTGGGTTTAGAGTGAGAATCTCCACCCAGTATTCCCTGGGCCAGTGAAAAACTTAGCATGGcctatcatttatttatctgtacAAAGATCTTCCAGAAAAGGATTCTCCCTGTTGAGAGTTCCGCTACACATAATGGCTCAGAAAAGTTTTGTGACTAAGAAAGCTGCATGACCCAAAGTTTTCTGGACTTTCAAGAAGGAACCTTAGGACACTGGTCACCTTATCCTTTTCTGTCACCATATATGCTGTTTGTATCTGCCTGGCAGCTGGGGTGAAGCTGTCCCCAGaaagacacccccccccacacacacacaccgccctGCTGCATTtcctagaactttaaaaatttaaagtcaatTGCTTTTAACTCTAGTAGGCAGCAAATAGTTGGGAAGGTGTCCTGAGGGCCATGCATGAaccctgtctctgcccccgccaGGAGCTTGCTATGCCCGGGGAGGACTTGAAGCTCAGCCTAATCCTGAGGCAGCCCATGATCTTAGAGAAAGGCCAGCGTTTCACCCTGCGAGATGGCAACCGGACCATTGGCACAGGCCTGGTTACCGAGACACCAGCCATGACTGAGGAAGACAAGAACCTCAAGTGGAGTTGAGTCTGGCCTCTGCTCTGGCTCTGTTGTTGGAAGGCCGCACCGCCCAGCATTCTCTCCTAGCTCTGATGCTCCCTCCCCAGAGCGTGGGCTACAGCCCAGCGGTGCAGCTAGACTGACCCTTCCCTGGTCAGGAGGGGCCCCAGGGCCTGCCAGGTGAGGTAGGTCAATAAACTGTTCTGTGAATAGTGAGGGACGCCGTGTGTCTTGTGTCCTTTGtatctccctcccccatcctctccaacttAAACATGGAGCTGGGGACATGTGAGCTTGTGAGATCCCTCAATTCATCTCTGGTAGTTTGGAAAAGCTCGTGTCTTAATGCTGTCACAACTGTTATGAATGACTTGAGAAAAGGAGCACAGTTGGTCTATTGAAGTTAGTTGTGGCTGCCTAGCAAAATACTGTGGTTGGATTATTGGCTGTCCTATGGGAGACACTGGGGACTTATCCTTTGGAGCCAGCGCGTGTTCAGCTGAGGTGCCAAGCCCACCTCTCCTCTCGTAGTAGTTACTGAGGCTCTTAACATCTACCTACCCTTGTCTAAGCTTTAGGACAGTGGTAACTGTAGCTCACTGCTAGAACCAACACCCTGCATTTAAAAGGAGGAACCTGGTAAGTCTGTGTAGGTTATCCCCCTACCATTTCAGACACAGAATTGAGATATAATAAAGTGAAGGTTTCATTTTGAACATGTACTgagatttaaaattaaagtaaggATGGGAATGCGTATGTATTTAAAACTTGAAACGATTGGCCAGGATGCTGaccccaaacaaaaacaaaaaagcttaaCTTTCAGCAGGGATTAAAGGGCAGGGCACCCCTTTCAACCTTACTTCCTGACAAATGAGCATATTCAGCACTGACCAGCCACCCAGAAAGGGGAGGCTTGTAGGCCCAACCCAAGAGCTGTTTTGAGTCACAACTGAAATCTGTGACTTTACAGCACAGGCAGAGAGGTGGGCTAAACAAAGGACAAAAGCTTCACAAAAGACTATCCAGCAACAGGGCAGGTTTGCTTTACTCTCCCTTCCTCAGCTTCTGAGGTGAGCCGAAGTTTTGTGGGACTTCTGACTGCATGAAGGCAGGGACCTTCCCGTGAGCCTCAAGGCCACCCAAAAGCACTGCAGTCCCATCTGCACCTGAGCCATCCTGACCCCAGGTGACTTTCCTGCTGCCCCCTTGCCCCTAGTGCCAGCCCCTGAGCTCTTCGGCTGGGGACCCCAACCCTGCACATTTGTTTTCCTCTATCTCTATATACCCTCTCCCTCCCACATCACAGCCACCAATTATGTTTTCAGACTCACACTGGATCTCTTCCCCGTGATGTGATGCAACCTTTACTTTTCCTGCCCTGCTTTCAGCTCCTCTTCTCTGGCTTTGGTCTCAGCTGAAACACCTCTACCTACCCATGAATACCAGCCCTGTCCCCTTGATGCTCTAAGGGCAAAATGATGTTCacttaaaagacaagaaaaccgAGGCCAGGACACAGTAAAAATTGCAACCTGTTTCCTTGGGAATAACCGAACACTTCTGCAACCTATCACTTCCACATTCCCAAACCTAGCTCTTTTGTGCCATTTAGGCCCTGGTTTAGTTTCTTGCTCCCCTAAACCAGGCTCCTCAACCCAGCCATCTCCCCTCTTCTGCCAATGGGCTCATCTTCACAACACCCACCAACACACCACACCTCCCAGCTATGCATCCTGTAGGCTGTTTCCAGCAGCCAAAACCACTTTTCAGTGCAGAGGTAGATGAAATTCGTAAGTACTCACACTAgcaataaaaacttgaaatcgTACCTCAGGATGAGGCCAGCATCCAAGAATAAAGCCACTGGGAAGCTGGGTGACCCGTGGCAGTGACAGGACAAGCATCCTCAGACCGTACTGCCACATTCTCCCCACTGCTGGGGGCTACCTCAGTCCTCCGAAGACTTCACAGCTACCATCCTCACTCTGTTCTCCAGAGGAAACCACAGGCAGGTTAagttagtttaaaattttattttttttaatttttttttaatattttttatgtaataaaaagtaaaagtcctTGTCCAACCATCCTTGTGGggcatctgtctgtctgtctctcacacaGGTCACTTCAAGTTaatggggaagaaagaaacagggGGCCCAAGTCTGAGgttataaataatagaaaataaaagatcttCCGTCTCCAGCGGGGGATAGATGAGAGGATGGGAGGGCAAGATGGGGTGGGGacgggcaggggcagagcaggaacccccccacccccgctggaCCCTGGCCCTGCCCACTTGAGGCCCCTCCCCTTCAAGGTGCTTGGCAGGAATtccccagctcccccaggggAAAGGGGGGATTGGGGAGCTGGGACTGGTCCGAGCTGCTTGGGGGAAGAGACATAGATCACTCTTCCCTCCACTCATGGAGGTCTCAGGTCGCGGCCAGGACAATCTTCAGTTCCccggggggtggaaggggagctgCTGGGAGGGATGAGATTGAACTGGTtggaggggaaagagaagagagcaggAGCATTAGAACC
This genomic window from Canis aureus isolate CA01 chromosome 8, VMU_Caureus_v.1.0, whole genome shotgun sequence contains:
- the TUFM gene encoding elongation factor Tu, mitochondrial, producing MAATTLLRATPLLSGLGAGPTSLLQGLLRPLKAPALPRLCRGLAVEAKKTYVRDKPHVNVGTIGHVDHGKTTLTAAITKILAEGGGAKFKKYEEIDNAPEERARGITINAAHVEYSTAARHYAHTDCPGHADYVKNMITGTAPLDGCILVVAANDGPMPQTREHLLLARQIGVEHVVVYVNKADAVQDPEMVELVELEIRELLTEFGYKGEETPVIVGSALCALEQRDPELGVKSVQKLLDAVDTYIPVPTRDLEKPFLLPVESIYSIPGRGTVVTGTLERGILKKGDECEFLGHSKNIRTVVTGIEMFHKSLERAEAGDNLGALVRGLKREDLRRGLVMAKPGSIQPHQKVEAQVYILSKEEGGRHKPFVSHFMPVMFSLTWDMACRVILPPGKELAMPGEDLKLSLILRQPMILEKGQRFTLRDGNRTIGTGLVTETPAMTEEDKNLKWS